One genomic segment of Clostridium saccharoperbutylacetonicum N1-4(HMT) includes these proteins:
- a CDS encoding PHP domain-containing protein: MYHRGDFHIHSTFSDGKHTPQEIVMLCKKKNIDIIALTDHNTTAGIDEAILVGEKFGVKVIPGIELSTSYKGSKVHILGYFKDDSYKNELFLKILKNIKDHTISPIKSLFKNDIKFYDSKYKLYVKTGIDILRFFGAIVVLAHPVILTKANFNDIIEMNFNGIEAKYFSNTNEDTEYFIKTAYTKNMIYTAGSDFHSLDTNKKTHGIIGDVYLNENEISNFLITCELPY; this comes from the coding sequence ATGTATCATAGAGGTGATTTTCATATACACTCAACCTTTTCAGATGGTAAACATACTCCACAAGAAATAGTTATGCTTTGCAAGAAAAAAAATATAGATATTATTGCATTAACTGACCATAATACTACAGCTGGTATCGATGAAGCTATTTTAGTCGGAGAAAAATTTGGTGTTAAAGTCATTCCTGGAATTGAACTTTCTACTTCGTATAAAGGGTCTAAGGTTCATATATTAGGCTATTTTAAAGATGATAGTTATAAAAATGAACTTTTCCTTAAGATATTAAAAAACATAAAAGATCATACAATTTCACCTATTAAATCGTTATTTAAAAATGATATTAAATTTTACGATTCAAAGTATAAATTATATGTGAAAACAGGAATTGATATATTAAGATTTTTTGGTGCAATAGTTGTTTTAGCACATCCAGTCATTTTAACTAAAGCTAATTTCAATGATATTATAGAAATGAATTTTAATGGTATTGAAGCAAAATATTTTAGTAATACAAATGAAGATACTGAATACTTCATAAAAACGGCATATACTAAAAATATGATTTATACGGCTGGTTCAGATTTTCATAGTCTTGATACTAATAAGAAAACTCATGGAATAATTGGAGATGTCTATCTCAATGAAAATGAAATAAGCAATTTTCTTATTACATGCGAATTGCCCTATTAA
- a CDS encoding CAP domain-containing protein — MKKAFLKKIIIAVVLSITSTTLLPLGISAEWRQNYDKTLSYTDGNSVVKGWMKISGAWYYFNFDGKMKTDWVSDNGTWYYMNNLGIMQTGWIKNDGKWYYLNKTGAMERGWIKDKEKWYYLDSSGAMQIGWIKDNGKWYYTDNSGAMQIGNINIGGKVYYLNESGELKENKYSINTSTSIKLGKNKEEVYGGSELVDISELPSLPQNYSISIQEAAENKILELMNQKRNEAGLPLLVLDNTLVKIARYKSNHMIQNDYFDHTTPIGEKWTNWLEAINYKYTTTGENIAYNNYDPFELFDQWWNSPGHRANMMNASYTKVGIGVIKGNEKYMGTQTFSN; from the coding sequence ATGAAGAAAGCATTTTTAAAAAAGATAATTATCGCTGTTGTTTTAAGTATAACAAGTACTACCTTATTACCATTGGGAATATCAGCCGAATGGAGGCAAAATTATGATAAAACACTAAGTTACACGGATGGAAATTCAGTTGTTAAAGGATGGATGAAAATTTCAGGAGCCTGGTATTATTTTAATTTTGATGGGAAGATGAAAACAGATTGGGTTAGTGATAATGGAACTTGGTATTATATGAATAATTTAGGAATAATGCAAACTGGTTGGATAAAAAATGATGGCAAATGGTATTACTTAAATAAAACTGGAGCAATGGAAAGAGGCTGGATAAAAGATAAAGAGAAATGGTATTATCTAGATTCGAGTGGAGCGATGCAGATAGGTTGGATAAAAGACAATGGTAAATGGTATTATACTGATAATTCAGGAGCAATGCAAATTGGAAATATAAATATTGGTGGTAAAGTATATTATCTAAACGAATCTGGTGAGTTAAAAGAAAATAAATATTCAATTAACACATCAACCTCTATAAAATTAGGTAAAAACAAAGAAGAAGTATACGGAGGCAGTGAATTAGTTGATATAAGTGAATTACCAAGTCTGCCACAAAATTATTCTATAAGTATACAAGAAGCTGCTGAAAATAAAATACTTGAGTTAATGAATCAAAAAAGAAATGAAGCAGGATTACCATTGTTAGTATTGGACAATACATTGGTAAAGATAGCAAGGTATAAAAGTAATCATATGATACAAAATGATTATTTTGATCATACAACGCCTATCGGAGAAAAATGGACAAACTGGTTAGAAGCTATTAATTATAAATATACTACAACAGGAGAAAATATAGCATACAATAATTACGATCCATTTGAATTATTTGATCAATGGTGGAATTCTCCGGGCCATAGAGCAAATATGATGAATGCATCATATACTAAAGTTGGTATAGGTGTAATTAAAGGAAATGAAAAATATATGGGAACACAAACATTTTCAAATTAG